The Halorhabdus sp. BNX81 genome includes a region encoding these proteins:
- a CDS encoding ribbon-helix-helix domain-containing protein, whose translation MAKTESPPEKTTVNIRMTESFLADVDTTWEEQGFNSRSEFIRAVLRDALKHPEFNRADLKAMLTSEAEIREGRTHSSDEVKAEYGLDGTARDDE comes from the coding sequence ATGGCAAAAACGGAGTCCCCACCCGAGAAGACGACGGTAAACATCCGGATGACGGAATCGTTTCTGGCGGATGTCGACACGACGTGGGAAGAACAGGGATTCAACAGCCGGAGCGAATTTATCCGGGCGGTGCTCCGTGACGCGCTCAAGCATCCGGAATTCAACCGTGCAGATCTGAAGGCGATGCTCACGAGCGAGGCAGAGATCCGCGAGGGACGCACCCACAGTAGCGACGAGGTGAAGGCCGAATACGGACTCGACGGGACAGCACGCGACGATGAGTGA
- a CDS encoding type II toxin-antitoxin system RelE/ParE family toxin has product MSEWDWELTDTARRDFDGLDEHARDRIVSKLDEIVTDQWRDPPEYLEPLHGAPNQKLRIGPFRLGCRADQAEGALYVLRIRKRGGDAYRSDDD; this is encoded by the coding sequence ATGAGTGAGTGGGACTGGGAACTTACCGACACGGCGCGACGTGATTTCGACGGACTCGACGAGCACGCACGGGACCGAATCGTCAGCAAACTCGACGAGATCGTTACTGACCAGTGGCGGGACCCGCCTGAATATCTCGAACCGCTCCACGGCGCACCCAACCAGAAGCTCCGGATCGGTCCGTTCCGTCTCGGCTGTCGTGCCGACCAGGCCGAAGGAGCCCTCTACGTTTTGCGGATCCGAAAGCGCGGTGGCGACGCCTACCGTAGTGACGACGATTGA
- a CDS encoding DEAD/DEAH box helicase, translating to MDDLLAWLRERPYYEGQIVDERRFPGREATYGDLDVSDRLASALEDEGVDRFYRHQADAIAAVRGGENVVLATPTASGKSLAYTVPAFERAMDHVGTTLYIAPQVALINDQAETLSELAHGLGFGSRVTVDRYTGRLSKGEKETVRERQPTVLLTTPDMLHYGIMPHAHRLWDWFFERLETIVIDEVHAYRGVFGSHVSLVLRRLNRLAERFDADPQYVCCSATIGNPVGHAATVTNQPEPSFRLLTEDDSATGPRQWVVWNPPEKRDGGGHGQRRSHHVEAKRLFADLVQRGLQTAVFTGSRQVAERYATESERELRERGEGELATQIGAYQAALRSDRRRELEAGLHDGSIRGVWTTSALELGVDVGGLDAVILDGYPGTRMETFQRAGRAGRGEDPALVALVTGEDQLDQYVARHPEALFDREPEQALTNPENDQILPAHVRSAARENWLSAGDDRHFGETFPDVVADLESRGDLERRTTDAGIRWLYDGGGSPAHETSLRSADDREIKLRERGSNDVIASLPFGDALRDAHPGAIYHHQGTKYEVVDLDLDHDVATLDRTYADQYTRVLHEKTITVEEDLREKPFPGRADVPVRFAEVTMHKQITGFERHDARSGEAISRESLDVPETSLRTRALYYALDPDLEHELRAAGDFPGGIHAAEHAMIATMPLSFLCDRRDIGGLSTPHHPHTDRSTIFIYDGYPGGVGIAEAGYESIGDLAATTQELVADCDCEDGCPACVQSPHCGNANDPLEKGLAIELLDALVEGDNASE from the coding sequence GTGGACGACCTCCTCGCCTGGCTTCGTGAGCGCCCGTACTACGAGGGACAGATCGTCGACGAGCGACGCTTCCCCGGCCGCGAGGCGACCTACGGCGATCTCGACGTTTCCGATCGCCTCGCCTCGGCGCTCGAAGACGAGGGCGTCGACCGCTTCTACCGCCATCAGGCCGACGCGATCGCGGCCGTCCGCGGCGGCGAGAACGTGGTGCTGGCGACGCCGACCGCCAGCGGGAAGAGCCTCGCCTACACCGTCCCCGCGTTCGAGCGGGCGATGGACCACGTCGGGACGACGCTGTATATCGCGCCGCAGGTCGCACTCATCAACGACCAGGCCGAGACGCTCTCGGAGCTCGCTCATGGACTGGGCTTCGGGTCGCGGGTGACGGTCGATCGCTACACCGGCCGGCTCTCGAAAGGCGAAAAGGAGACCGTCCGCGAGCGCCAGCCGACGGTCCTGTTGACGACGCCGGACATGCTCCACTACGGGATCATGCCGCACGCCCATCGGCTGTGGGACTGGTTCTTCGAGCGCTTAGAGACGATCGTTATCGACGAGGTCCACGCCTACCGCGGCGTCTTCGGCAGTCACGTTTCGCTGGTCTTGCGGCGGTTGAATAGATTGGCCGAGCGGTTCGATGCCGATCCACAGTACGTCTGCTGTTCGGCCACCATCGGCAACCCGGTCGGCCACGCTGCGACGGTGACCAACCAGCCCGAACCCTCGTTTCGGCTGCTCACCGAGGACGACAGCGCGACCGGCCCGCGGCAATGGGTGGTCTGGAACCCGCCCGAGAAACGGGATGGCGGGGGCCACGGACAGCGTCGGTCCCACCACGTCGAGGCCAAGCGACTGTTCGCCGATCTGGTCCAGCGCGGGTTGCAGACGGCCGTGTTCACGGGTTCCCGGCAGGTGGCCGAGCGCTACGCGACCGAGAGCGAGCGGGAACTCCGCGAACGCGGCGAAGGGGAGCTGGCGACCCAGATCGGCGCGTACCAGGCCGCACTGAGGAGCGACCGCCGCCGGGAACTGGAGGCGGGCTTGCACGACGGGTCGATCCGGGGGGTCTGGACGACGAGCGCACTGGAACTCGGGGTTGACGTCGGTGGGCTGGACGCCGTCATTCTGGACGGCTACCCCGGCACGCGCATGGAAACGTTCCAGCGGGCGGGACGGGCGGGCCGGGGCGAGGACCCCGCGCTGGTCGCCTTAGTGACCGGCGAGGACCAACTCGACCAGTACGTCGCCCGCCATCCCGAGGCGCTGTTCGACCGCGAGCCCGAGCAGGCGCTGACCAACCCCGAAAACGACCAGATTCTCCCGGCACACGTCCGCTCGGCCGCCCGCGAGAACTGGCTGTCGGCGGGCGACGATCGCCACTTCGGCGAGACGTTCCCGGATGTCGTGGCCGATCTCGAATCTCGGGGCGACCTGGAGCGCCGGACGACCGACGCCGGAATCCGGTGGCTCTACGACGGCGGCGGCAGTCCAGCCCACGAAACCAGCCTGCGGAGCGCCGACGATCGGGAGATCAAACTGCGCGAACGTGGCTCGAACGACGTGATCGCGTCGCTGCCCTTCGGCGACGCCCTGCGTGACGCCCATCCGGGGGCGATCTACCACCACCAGGGGACGAAATACGAGGTCGTGGATCTGGATCTGGATCACGACGTGGCGACGCTGGACCGGACCTACGCCGATCAATACACGCGTGTCCTCCACGAGAAGACGATCACCGTCGAGGAGGACCTGCGGGAGAAACCGTTCCCCGGGCGGGCGGACGTGCCGGTCCGGTTCGCCGAGGTGACCATGCACAAGCAGATCACCGGCTTCGAGCGTCACGACGCCCGTTCGGGCGAGGCGATCAGCCGGGAATCCCTGGACGTTCCCGAGACGAGCCTGCGGACGCGGGCGCTGTACTACGCGCTCGACCCCGACTTGGAGCATGAGTTGCGGGCAGCGGGCGACTTTCCGGGCGGGATCCACGCCGCCGAGCACGCCATGATCGCGACGATGCCGCTGTCCTTTCTGTGTGATCGTCGGGATATCGGCGGGCTGTCGACGCCCCATCACCCCCACACCGATCGGAGTACGATCTTCATCTACGACGGCTATCCGGGGGGCGTCGGGATCGCGGAAGCCGGCTACGAATCGATCGGTGACCTGGCGGCGACGACACAGGAGCTAGTTGCTGACTGTGACTGCGAGGACGGTTGTCCGGCCTGCGTCCAGTCACCGCACTGCGGGAACGCGAACGATCCGCTTGAGAAGGGACTCGCGATCGAATTGCTTGACGCGTTGGTCGAGGGAGACAACGCCAGCGAGTAG
- a CDS encoding helix-turn-helix domain-containing protein, translated as MSVIVELTIPSEAFELGQILRVEGATQVTLETMVPLGGKPTPFVRISDGARRSFENSVREHESVRDITPVNTHDEETLYALEWEPPDGSLFDRLTDIGAALLDATGTADRWRIELRFPTYDALSTFQEYYIEEDIPVSVEKIYNPTKPDAGPWYGLTPVQRETLTHAVEAGYYSLPRTISTKELAAEFDISDQAATERLRRGISTLVTNTLLTLDNE; from the coding sequence ATGAGTGTCATCGTCGAGCTCACAATCCCCTCGGAGGCATTCGAGTTGGGGCAGATCCTCCGCGTCGAAGGTGCCACACAGGTCACACTCGAAACGATGGTCCCCCTCGGGGGGAAGCCGACCCCGTTCGTTCGGATCTCCGACGGCGCGCGGCGGTCCTTCGAGAATTCGGTTCGGGAACACGAATCCGTCCGTGATATTACGCCGGTCAATACACACGACGAGGAGACGCTGTACGCACTCGAGTGGGAGCCGCCCGACGGATCGCTGTTTGATCGACTTACCGATATCGGGGCGGCCTTGCTCGATGCGACCGGGACCGCCGATCGATGGCGGATCGAGCTTCGATTTCCCACTTACGATGCGCTCTCTACGTTTCAGGAGTACTACATCGAGGAGGACATCCCGGTGTCCGTCGAGAAGATTTACAATCCGACGAAACCTGACGCAGGGCCGTGGTACGGGCTGACACCAGTCCAGCGGGAGACGCTTACGCACGCGGTCGAGGCAGGCTACTATTCGCTCCCACGAACTATCTCGACGAAGGAACTCGCCGCGGAGTTCGACATCTCGGATCAGGCCGCCACCGAGCGACTCCGCCGGGGAATCTCAACACTGGTCACGAATACGTTGTTGACACTCGATAACGAGTGA
- a CDS encoding PAS domain-containing sensor histidine kinase, with product MGNTPVGHERAEPSDDVAPVAQRLVESIDSHAIFMLDSDGAITEWPPPATAMYGYDAERVLGEDVSSLFTDGDGSEAGDPPDGFLDDATEGTVEVEHWHERADESVFWGTLTLSPLSGDDEGFAAISHDETTAKEYERMLERQNDRLKEFTDILAHDLRNPLSVIDGNLALYEETGDDAHIETIKETTDRMARLVEDLLRVARQGDVVTDPEPTDIGEVVEKARPVVDTTAGGTFVYHEVPTVSGDADRLCQLFENLFRNAVEHSSTSPDSQARQNAVEHGSASPDTHTGGGTPGNSGTVTITVGPLETGFYVEDDGPGIPDEQKEDVFDHGFTTSGDGSGYGLSVVRTIVNAHGWDILVTDSDTGGARFEITGIDFLE from the coding sequence ATGGGAAACACGCCAGTGGGCCATGAACGGGCCGAGCCGAGCGATGACGTGGCACCAGTCGCCCAGCGCCTCGTCGAGAGTATCGACTCACATGCCATATTCATGTTAGACAGCGACGGTGCGATCACGGAATGGCCGCCACCGGCGACAGCAATGTACGGCTACGACGCGGAAAGGGTACTCGGCGAAGACGTGAGTAGCCTGTTCACTGACGGTGACGGGTCTGAAGCCGGCGATCCGCCGGACGGCTTCCTCGATGACGCGACCGAAGGGACCGTCGAGGTCGAGCACTGGCACGAACGCGCCGACGAATCCGTGTTCTGGGGAACGCTGACGCTATCGCCGCTTTCGGGCGACGACGAAGGGTTCGCAGCCATCAGTCACGACGAGACGACGGCAAAGGAGTACGAGCGGATGCTCGAACGCCAGAACGACCGTCTCAAGGAGTTCACGGACATCCTCGCCCACGACCTCCGGAATCCCCTTTCTGTCATCGACGGAAACCTGGCACTCTACGAGGAGACCGGCGACGACGCCCACATCGAGACGATCAAGGAGACGACGGACCGGATGGCCCGCCTCGTCGAAGACTTGCTCCGGGTGGCCCGACAGGGGGATGTCGTCACCGACCCGGAACCGACCGACATCGGCGAAGTGGTCGAGAAGGCCAGACCGGTCGTCGACACCACCGCCGGCGGGACCTTCGTCTATCACGAGGTCCCGACGGTGAGTGGCGACGCGGACAGGCTCTGTCAGCTGTTCGAGAACCTCTTCCGGAACGCCGTGGAACACAGTTCCACGAGCCCTGACTCGCAAGCTCGTCAGAACGCGGTCGAACACGGCTCGGCGAGCCCGGACACCCACACCGGAGGAGGAACACCGGGCAATAGCGGGACGGTGACGATCACCGTCGGACCGCTCGAAACCGGGTTCTACGTCGAGGACGACGGCCCCGGGATTCCGGACGAACAAAAAGAAGACGTCTTCGACCACGGGTTCACGACGAGTGGCGACGGCAGCGGCTACGGACTCTCGGTCGTCCGGACGATTGTCAACGCCCACGGGTGGGACATCCTGGTCACGGACAGCGACACCGGCGGTGCGCGCTTCGAGATCACCGGCATCGACTTTCTGGAGTGA
- a CDS encoding SDR family oxidoreductase, whose amino-acid sequence MTVPNDYDVEGEVCVITGGAGVLCSEMAIALGEQGATVVVLDIDSEGLAEVAAALEDVDAEYMTLEASVLDRAELDAAAETVVDEYGRIDVLINGAGGNSPEATTDEETDFFGLDAAGVENVFNLNFLGTFLASQAFGEYMAEQGEGHILNVSSMNAFTPLTKIPAYSGAKAAVSNFTEWLAVDMAQNHSPDIRVNAIAPGFLLTEQNRYLLLDDDGDLTERGQQIIDHTPQDRFGDPEDLLSTVLWLIAPGSEFVTGAVIPIDGGFAAFSGV is encoded by the coding sequence ATGACTGTACCCAACGACTACGACGTCGAGGGCGAGGTGTGTGTGATCACCGGCGGGGCAGGCGTGCTGTGTTCGGAAATGGCGATCGCGCTCGGTGAACAGGGCGCGACGGTCGTCGTACTCGACATCGATAGCGAGGGACTCGCCGAGGTCGCCGCGGCGCTTGAGGATGTCGACGCCGAGTACATGACACTGGAGGCGTCGGTGCTCGACCGGGCGGAACTGGACGCGGCGGCGGAGACGGTCGTCGACGAATACGGCCGGATCGACGTGCTCATCAACGGCGCTGGCGGCAACAGCCCCGAGGCGACCACGGACGAGGAGACGGACTTCTTCGGGCTCGACGCCGCGGGCGTCGAGAACGTCTTCAATCTCAACTTCCTGGGGACGTTCCTGGCGTCCCAGGCCTTCGGCGAGTACATGGCCGAGCAGGGCGAGGGCCACATCCTCAACGTCTCCTCGATGAACGCCTTCACGCCGCTGACGAAGATCCCCGCCTATTCGGGGGCGAAAGCCGCCGTCTCGAACTTCACGGAGTGGCTGGCCGTCGACATGGCCCAGAATCACTCGCCAGACATCCGGGTCAATGCGATCGCGCCTGGCTTCCTGCTGACCGAGCAAAACCGCTATCTGTTGCTCGACGACGACGGCGATCTGACCGAGCGTGGCCAGCAGATCATCGATCACACGCCCCAGGACCGCTTTGGCGACCCCGAGGACCTGCTCTCGACCGTGCTCTGGCTGATCGCCCCCGGCTCCGAGTTCGTCACCGGGGCCGTCATCCCCATCGACGGCGGCTTTGCGGCGTTTAGTGGGGTTTAA
- a CDS encoding DNA methyltransferase has product MSQATLSDRPYVNSALFSSHYLDERVIEREEWDCDEEAREAMERLQSLYDLEGGVVDGYGEDALVDNWIDGVLDVLGFGTQKEVTLPDGDGYVDELLFGSSAERREAAKVNLDTDDTTDLFTRGVGLVEAKQWDADFTAEFSERRPYRNASHQIKHYLEKTPANIQWGVLTNGRKWRLYGTKDYETQTYFEIDLPEILESGDLEAFKYFYVFFRPDAFRKTAGTTFLDEVRSESETASQELGEDLQDNVFTALRVLGRGFVESNDMDIDPDDEAALAELKEQSLVLLYRLMFVLYAEARELIHPEEPSTQDEYEENFSLDALRMEIHDEIGEVDEGFESAFSEHSTTMWTRLEDLFSLIDEGEEDLGIPAYNGGLFDHDQHAFLTDHEVSNRYLAEVIYRLSTTENDDGRYVLADYADLDTRHLGSVYEGLLEHHFRIAPEQYAAVSADGGQVWKPAGEVTVADAVETVPEGGLYVVNDEGERKATGAYYTPDYVVTYIVEETIGPLVAEIHEDLQSQGFERGTQEYIGPFIRRVTDLQILDPAMGSGHFLTRATEYLANEVMVEVREVESAMGVAIDEQQMRRDIAKECIYGVDINGMAVELAKLSMWLETLATDQPLAFLDHHLKAGNSLVGSDVTDVLSEDDEEDDSGQLTLTQAFGRVRRDTLDHVMDLMADLLAMDNETLEDVHSMEDLYEQIQDDPLYRRLFELTNVHTAEQFGVDVPEDAYEQMADAIEDEAEWDEIQGEDWFEDAQALADEQTFFHWELEYPGVFFDEDGEERADAGFDAVIGNPPYIRIHRVGHDLTDYLFDSYGTCSNKSDLSIPFLERGFKLISQRGFTGYISTSQWVSTDYGESVRSFMSNGKVAKVLDFGTLPVFKGISTYPAIFILSGSASENMEYAKVENESQLTTDAIDRLQFRKLSYERFDREPWVFDGLDLRATISERSKTAPLSSLGEFKIGALTGMDDVFVVDQDTIDEHDLEEDLIFPYAYQGEEIQRYATVEPDEFVIYPYSEGDDGDSKLLPEQVLESEYPNIHSYFERHKQDLRERQDSRKFYAKGPDWYRFLRQGRFDYITPPKLLIKGVATHSCVGFLPDDTLFSGANCPGLILNSENISQDILLGILNSNLISEYLVQVCPAKMQNYTRFNANNLNDIPIVVPEQDVALDMSSHLSEQSQKTLKDLIGSMETSFYVSIERGSEELRSLRDQLISLNLSLLDHLGSYSDGPTLADVGLTQPPEGAADSILTQTTEERPNLRVGEATVVRESPTAVEIRLTARYKPDDSETRPAGASRSDRTGEAREIAHETDQWGYTETEPLPALRISDLTAAEADLLEHFVPVAVDEAGGFADFRETATKTNSPVDRLRKLTLPAVDDVQAGLESYVETKERADELEAKLERTDDLIDEIVYELYGLTDEEIRIVEEAVGE; this is encoded by the coding sequence ATGAGTCAGGCGACCCTGTCCGACCGGCCGTACGTCAACTCGGCCCTGTTTTCGAGTCACTATCTGGACGAGCGCGTGATCGAGCGCGAGGAGTGGGACTGCGACGAGGAAGCGCGGGAAGCGATGGAGCGCCTCCAGTCGCTCTACGATCTCGAGGGGGGCGTCGTCGACGGGTACGGCGAGGACGCCCTCGTCGACAACTGGATCGACGGGGTGCTCGACGTGCTCGGGTTCGGGACACAGAAGGAGGTTACCCTGCCGGACGGTGACGGCTACGTCGACGAATTGCTGTTTGGCAGTTCGGCCGAGCGTCGCGAGGCCGCGAAGGTGAACCTCGACACGGACGACACGACGGACCTCTTTACGCGCGGGGTCGGACTGGTCGAAGCCAAGCAGTGGGATGCCGACTTCACCGCGGAGTTCAGCGAGCGCCGGCCCTACCGCAACGCCTCCCACCAGATCAAACACTATCTGGAGAAGACGCCAGCGAACATCCAGTGGGGCGTGCTGACGAACGGCCGGAAGTGGCGGCTCTACGGGACCAAGGACTACGAGACCCAAACCTACTTCGAGATCGACCTCCCCGAGATTCTTGAATCAGGTGATCTGGAGGCGTTCAAGTATTTCTACGTCTTCTTCCGGCCGGACGCCTTCCGGAAAACTGCCGGGACGACGTTTCTCGACGAAGTGCGCTCGGAGAGTGAGACTGCCTCCCAGGAACTCGGCGAGGACCTGCAGGACAACGTCTTCACGGCGTTGCGGGTGCTCGGGCGTGGGTTCGTCGAATCGAACGACATGGACATCGATCCCGACGACGAGGCGGCGCTTGCCGAACTCAAAGAGCAGTCGCTCGTGTTGCTCTACCGGTTGATGTTCGTCCTCTACGCCGAGGCGCGCGAGCTAATCCACCCCGAGGAGCCGTCGACCCAGGACGAATACGAGGAGAACTTCAGTCTGGACGCGCTGCGCATGGAGATTCACGACGAGATCGGCGAGGTCGACGAGGGCTTCGAGTCGGCGTTCAGCGAGCACTCGACGACGATGTGGACTCGACTGGAGGACCTGTTCTCGCTGATCGACGAGGGCGAAGAGGACCTCGGGATTCCGGCGTACAACGGCGGGTTGTTCGATCACGACCAGCACGCGTTCCTGACGGACCACGAGGTGAGCAACCGGTATCTCGCGGAGGTGATCTACCGGCTGTCGACGACGGAGAACGACGACGGGCGGTACGTGCTGGCGGACTACGCCGACCTGGACACGCGCCACCTCGGCAGCGTCTACGAGGGCCTGCTGGAGCATCACTTCCGCATCGCGCCGGAGCAGTACGCCGCTGTCTCGGCGGACGGCGGGCAGGTCTGGAAGCCGGCCGGCGAGGTGACAGTCGCCGACGCGGTGGAGACGGTCCCCGAAGGTGGGCTGTACGTCGTCAACGACGAGGGCGAGCGTAAGGCGACGGGGGCGTACTACACGCCCGACTACGTGGTGACGTACATCGTCGAGGAGACGATCGGTCCCCTCGTGGCGGAGATTCACGAGGATCTGCAATCCCAGGGGTTCGAGCGCGGGACCCAGGAGTACATCGGGCCGTTCATCCGGCGGGTGACGGATCTGCAGATCCTCGATCCGGCGATGGGGAGCGGGCACTTTCTGACGCGGGCGACGGAGTACCTCGCCAACGAGGTGATGGTGGAGGTCCGGGAGGTCGAATCGGCGATGGGCGTCGCCATCGACGAACAGCAGATGCGCCGGGACATCGCCAAGGAGTGCATCTACGGCGTGGACATCAACGGCATGGCCGTCGAACTCGCGAAGCTGTCGATGTGGCTGGAGACGCTGGCGACCGACCAGCCCCTGGCCTTTCTCGATCACCACCTCAAGGCCGGGAACTCCCTGGTGGGGTCGGACGTGACGGACGTGCTCAGCGAGGACGACGAGGAGGACGATAGCGGGCAGTTGACGCTGACGCAGGCCTTCGGTCGCGTGCGTCGGGACACCCTGGATCACGTGATGGACCTGATGGCGGACCTGCTGGCGATGGACAACGAGACCTTAGAGGACGTCCACTCGATGGAGGACCTCTACGAGCAGATCCAGGACGACCCACTCTACCGCCGGTTGTTCGAGTTGACGAACGTCCACACCGCCGAGCAGTTCGGGGTGGACGTGCCCGAGGACGCCTACGAGCAGATGGCCGACGCCATCGAGGACGAGGCGGAGTGGGACGAGATTCAAGGGGAAGACTGGTTCGAGGACGCCCAGGCGCTGGCCGACGAGCAGACCTTTTTCCACTGGGAACTCGAGTACCCCGGCGTGTTCTTCGACGAAGACGGGGAAGAGCGTGCGGACGCCGGGTTTGATGCGGTAATTGGGAATCCGCCATACATTAGGATCCATCGTGTTGGACACGATCTTACTGACTATCTATTTGACAGTTATGGCACTTGTTCAAATAAATCAGACCTCTCAATCCCATTCTTGGAAAGAGGATTTAAATTAATCTCACAGAGAGGATTCACCGGCTATATTTCTACTTCACAGTGGGTTTCAACTGATTACGGAGAGAGCGTTCGATCCTTTATGTCCAACGGGAAAGTTGCTAAAGTCCTCGACTTTGGAACGTTACCTGTTTTCAAAGGGATCTCGACCTACCCTGCGATATTCATCTTGTCTGGTTCAGCATCAGAGAACATGGAGTATGCAAAAGTAGAGAATGAATCACAGTTGACTACCGACGCAATTGATCGCTTACAGTTTCGGAAACTATCATATGAGAGATTTGATCGTGAGCCCTGGGTGTTTGATGGTCTTGACCTCCGAGCAACGATTTCAGAGAGATCGAAAACTGCTCCTCTCTCCTCTCTTGGAGAGTTCAAAATTGGCGCATTAACTGGGATGGACGACGTTTTCGTGGTTGATCAGGACACCATTGATGAGCATGATCTTGAAGAGGACTTGATTTTCCCATATGCATATCAAGGAGAAGAAATACAGCGATATGCGACTGTCGAACCTGATGAATTTGTTATTTATCCCTATTCCGAAGGCGACGATGGAGACAGTAAACTTCTCCCAGAACAGGTTTTAGAATCCGAATATCCAAATATCCACTCATACTTTGAGCGTCATAAACAAGATCTTCGAGAAAGGCAGGACTCTAGAAAGTTCTACGCAAAAGGTCCAGATTGGTATCGGTTCTTGCGACAGGGTCGTTTTGACTACATCACCCCGCCTAAGCTACTGATTAAAGGAGTCGCCACACACTCTTGTGTTGGATTTCTTCCTGACGACACTCTTTTCAGCGGGGCAAACTGCCCCGGCCTTATATTAAACTCAGAGAATATATCTCAGGATATACTACTCGGCATATTGAATTCGAATCTTATCTCCGAGTATTTGGTTCAAGTATGTCCTGCAAAGATGCAGAACTATACTCGATTTAATGCGAATAACTTGAACGATATTCCGATTGTTGTCCCAGAACAGGATGTTGCACTAGATATGAGTTCACATCTCTCAGAACAATCTCAGAAAACTCTTAAGGATCTTATCGGCTCCATGGAGACTTCGTTCTATGTTTCGATTGAGAGAGGGTCTGAGGAACTGCGTTCATTGAGAGATCAACTGATTTCGCTTAATCTCTCCCTCCTCGACCACCTCGGCTCCTACTCGGATGGCCCGACCCTCGCGGACGTGGGCCTCACCCAGCCGCCGGAGGGCGCGGCCGACTCGATCCTCACCCAGACCACCGAGGAGCGCCCGAACCTCCGCGTCGGCGAGGCCACGGTCGTCCGGGAGTCGCCCACGGCGGTCGAGATCCGCCTCACAGCGCGGTACAAGCCGGACGATAGCGAGACGCGACCGGCGGGAGCGTCTCGTTCAGATCGAACGGGCGAAGCCCGTGAGATAGCTCATGAGACCGACCAGTGGGGCTACACCGAGACCGAGCCGTTGCCGGCGTTGCGGATTTCGGACCTCACCGCAGCGGAGGCGGACCTGCTCGAGCACTTCGTGCCCGTTGCCGTCGACGAGGCCGGTGGGTTCGCGGACTTCCGCGAGACCGCCACGAAGACCAACTCGCCCGTCGATCGCCTGCGAAAGCTGACGCTGCCCGCCGTCGATGACGTGCAGGCGGGGCTAGAGAGCTACGTCGAGACGAAGGAACGCGCCGACGAACTGGAGGCGAAGCTCGAGCGCACCGACGACCTGATCGATGAAATTGTGTATGAGTTGTACGGGTTGACCGACGAGGAAATCAGGATCGTCGAAGAAGCGGTTGGGGAGTAG
- a CDS encoding SHOCT domain-containing protein has protein sequence MSERLRDFVADELWLAIGALTLGVMMLFDTVELEALSEVSLILGWFVLTPLFLFWGEEVAAVLFSSDESESTDQNEAAIERLKRRYAEGEIDEREFEQRLDRLVATEEGGPTDYDDLTASDRSSASTGADTRDGAERERELE, from the coding sequence ATGTCGGAACGCCTCCGAGACTTCGTCGCGGACGAACTCTGGCTGGCGATCGGTGCGCTCACGCTGGGAGTCATGATGCTGTTCGACACGGTCGAACTGGAAGCCCTCTCAGAAGTCTCGTTGATCCTCGGCTGGTTCGTGCTGACGCCCCTGTTTCTGTTCTGGGGTGAGGAAGTCGCGGCTGTACTCTTTTCGAGCGACGAGAGTGAATCCACAGATCAAAACGAGGCGGCGATCGAGCGGCTCAAGCGACGGTACGCGGAGGGCGAGATCGACGAGCGGGAGTTCGAACAGCGCCTCGATCGGCTGGTCGCGACTGAGGAAGGAGGTCCGACTGACTACGATGACCTGACGGCGAGCGATCGCTCCAGTGCGTCGACCGGGGCGGATACACGCGACGGTGCCGAGCGAGAGCGCGAGCTGGAGTGA
- a CDS encoding FxsA family protein produces the protein MLRIIALLLLIPLVDMVMLVVVAGELGAVPTVLLVVLTGLIGMLLVRAEGRHTIAKIQRKVLQGEAPTDELLDGALLLIAGALLLTPGLVTDVIGFVLVIPPTRYPVRLALKKWVVTPYLEKKTGGFATGSVYVGGFPNDDGDGPVGGDSSGPGGFGGPGGIGGIGGATDDGVRDIGEAQDLDDVEDGDDRTE, from the coding sequence ATGCTCCGGATCATCGCGCTCCTGCTGTTGATACCTCTCGTCGACATGGTGATGCTAGTCGTGGTTGCCGGTGAGCTGGGTGCCGTCCCGACAGTGTTGCTCGTGGTGCTGACGGGACTGATCGGCATGTTGCTCGTCCGTGCGGAGGGCCGCCACACGATCGCGAAGATCCAGCGGAAGGTCCTCCAGGGGGAGGCACCGACCGACGAGTTGCTCGACGGCGCGCTCCTGTTGATCGCCGGCGCGCTGCTGTTGACTCCCGGGCTGGTGACCGACGTGATCGGCTTCGTCCTCGTGATCCCGCCGACCAGATATCCAGTCCGCCTCGCACTGAAGAAGTGGGTCGTCACGCCCTACCTCGAAAAGAAGACCGGCGGGTTCGCCACCGGCTCGGTCTACGTCGGTGGCTTTCCGAACGACGACGGGGACGGCCCTGTCGGCGGTGATTCCAGCGGTCCCGGTGGATTCGGTGGGCCCGGCGGGATCGGGGGTATCGGCGGCGCGACGGACGATGGGGTCCGCGACATCGGTGAGGCCCAGGACCTCGACGACGTTGAGGACGGGGACGATCGCACCGAGTGA